In Coffea arabica cultivar ET-39 chromosome 9e, Coffea Arabica ET-39 HiFi, whole genome shotgun sequence, the genomic window AACTCGAGCTAATCGTTTTGTGTAACGAGCCAAATTCGAACATCAATAGTAACTATTCGAGTACTCAATGAACTTAATCgagtatttatattatttatatattatatattttaattataaaatgactattatgagttagtattttaataaatttacatgaGATAATATTCAGTAAAAAAAGTGATAGATGACAACAATTGTAATTTGAtaaatctaaaatgtaaaaaattaaaaacaagaaaagaaaagctcaagCTCGATCTCGAGTAGTTCGAGCTTTGATAAGACTTGCAATTTACTCGAACTTATATTTGTAAGACTTGCATTACGTTGAGTCAAGTTCGATttcaaaattatatatatttgtttgAGCTTGAACTCGAGTATGGTACTACTTGAGCTTAACTTAACTCAATAGCATCCCTACTCATGACCAATCTTCTTTTGTCCTCTATTTTCTGTCTTCTACTAGAAAGCCCTTCTTCTTACGTCATTATGTACAATTGATTTCTCGTCATTGTCAAATTATGTCAATCACAAAATGATGCCATTTGATATATCAATTGGCATTATTTTGCAATTGCAGGTTACCGTGTACAATTGATTTCTGATCATTGTCAAATTCTATCAATCACAAAATGGTACCATTTGATATTTCAATTGGCGTTATTTTGTAATTGCAAGTTACCATTCATCATTAAAGAAATTTCTAACAATTATTTCCATTAATTAGTCACTAACAATTAATTAATACTCTAATTACTCAATCGTCAGATATTAGTTTCTAGTAAGGCATAAAGTCTAGGGTACATCGGTAAATTTTTCATGTGATGTAACTAACTGAGCTCACAATTATGCCAAGGGAGGTGAATATAATTTATAAACTTCAAGAGAGCtggtgaaattgttagaaacctccgAGGATTTTAAAATTACCCCGCAGAAATTCTCCCCGAATCTCTCATCGACCATTTTGAAGAAGTAAATCCTGAGGAGATTGCATCCTTGACCAGTAGCTGTCGACTGCAGTGGACCAAAATCTCCCCACCTATAAGTTATTCTTTTTCCCTCACTGAATTCTCCGGTCCAGACACCCGATGGAATCCTTCGGATGACCAAATGAAACAATGGAAAGAGTAGTCAGTCGTGCTACAGTTGAGAGGAAAAATCATAAGCAGTCCTGTACGAGATGGAAAGCGGTGATTGCCTGGCTGGTCTCCCAGAATAGAAACAGCCAGAATCGAGAATAGACGGAGAAAAAGACCCCAAAAAACTTTCATTCATCTTTGCTACGGTTACTTTCATTACCCCAAAAAAACCATTTCAACTACCACACAGGATGAACTAACTACCAAAGAGCTTCAACCAGATCGTGATCATGTAAAAGATTATTACACAGCAGATACCAGCCGTTTTACCTCCAACCTTACACAACAGCTTGTTTTCGCAAGAAACTCAGTTCTGAAGACATCCTCTACATAACTGATAATCACGTCAATGCTTACTATTGTTTTAGTACCTTATGTTGAATGATACCACTTGAGAAATGCTGACTAATGTTGGTTTTTCCTACGTGCTTTTGGTGTTTCAATTTTCTGGTGTAGGATGGGGAATGTTAAACATAATTATGAAGCCCGTCAATTTCATCCACTCACACCAACATTCTGTTTTCTTCACTTGATGATTGGGCAAGTTAATCTTTCATGGAAGAGAACActaagagaaaagagaaaacacCATCATGGTAATATCTACTGTCACCACCTTTATCCGATTCACAGAAGGGATAAACTGGAAAGTAAATCTTGCAGAAGTCCTCCAATTACAACTTCATAATAAAGCACAAAATGTTCCGTCTGTGTACAACAAACTATTTTGACAGACGAAACCTTGGATCATGAACAGGGGAAGGCAGTGAATGCAATCGCTGGGTCAAGCACCGATTCGCTACGCAGGATGGAAATGTAATCCATGTATACCCAAAGCATAAAGAATCTTGCCTTCTTGTATTCCACTTCAGTCTGGTAAGGCAGTTCCTCTTTCAAGATTGTTTTTGATCTCCAGAGTATATTTGCCGAAGGCACGCTCAATCTTCTTATTGAAATGCTCATTTCGGTCATTGATGGAGTCGATGTCCTTCTCTTCACGGTACCTTCTCCTCCTGCTAAATGCTCTGCGCTTTTCTTCCCTGTCCTTGAGCTCCTTCaccattttgtcaattttttctTCCGCTATTTTTGGTGCCTGTCCAGTCAGAAAAAATAATATATCCAGCTCCCAAAAAGCCCAGACAAATATAAACATACCAGAACATcagtgcaaaagaaaataatcagCCGGAGGATCAGTGTGTATACTTACTTTTCCATACTGGAGACTCGAAGCATCTCGGTAGAATTCTGGATCAGCTTCTTTCATTTTGTTGTATTCCTCTAGATCAACCTCAATGTTACCTGTTCTTTTCTTGTATGCATTGTACAATGTTTTCTGATTAAAGACTgttaaaaaggaaaacaaaagttcAGTTGCCCATCAAAGTGTTCATCTGCAGTGCAAAATCACACACGAAAAACCCATAATACAATCATAAACCCCAGCCATAAAGCATTAAAAACTCTAATTGCTTCATAAAAATAGCATCCTAAACTAGACAAGGGAGAGAATTTATGAGACCACTTTTGCAATACGTCAAGCGCAATTTGTGGAATATTTGCTATATTCTCAACTTGCAAATGTAGAGCACTTTAAGCAACAATGCAAAACCAAATCAACCAAGCCTTCCCAATTACTTAGTTGCCATTATACAAACGCATCTTCTTAATTCACAGGTAACATCTAATCCTTCTCTATCTGCCTCTAGCTGCTAAATTTGGTCTTCATCATTCAATAACCCATGTGGAAGGCAAGCAGGAGAGATTCATTAGTTACCAAGTCACCAACAATATAGTTTTCATGTTTATGGGGCTAAATGTCTTGAATGGAGTAGCTTGAAGTTCAAAATAGAATACAATTGGTAAATAATTTTGTTGAAGCAACTCAATCACAATGTCAATCTCAATCTGAATAATGAATATTGTGATGCCACACTCTCTTATAAGCAGATTACTTAGGCTACAGAATACAAAGATACCTATACTACAATCATGCGTATGCAAATCCTCCTTACACGTGCGTCCATTTAATGTAGACAGAGAACGAATATATTACCATCCCAACCAGCTGGAGCAGGGTCCTTCTCCCACTTCTTATACTTTGTTTCTGCCGTGTCCTGTGTGTCTAGCATGTAAGCTTTACtcatgtccaaaccattggcatcTAGAAGTCTACCGATTTTCTTCTTTCGTTCCTCGAGCCATTTCTGCTTAGAAATGCCCCTAGATTCTTCTGGaacttccatttttttcttttctgctaCCATGGCCGTTTGATTTGCTTTTCTGGCCTCATTCTGCCCACAAGGAAAAGCAGATtagaaaacatcagaaaataaatacaataacATAAAGGTTCAACAGAAAAACCAAAGTGAGTAGATGATGCAATTTTTCATTAATAAGAGACCAGAGTGAGGATTTAACACGAAAAAATCACGTGATTCTAACCATTTTAAGCCTTAGCTCAAACAACTTTTTCTGCCTTCCTGTAAGATTTGTCATGTCCACTCCCACATTATCTTCAGCATCAGAGCTCCTCTCCCCAGCAGAATCATTATTACCCCCATGTAAGTCTTCACCCTCATTAGAACTGGCGACTGGATTGGGCTGATCTCCACTATCATAGGCTTCCACTAGTTCTAGCACATTCCATATAGAAATGTCAATATGCATATataattcaaaaatatcaagCCAATGTTGAAAAAACAAAGCCTTTCCAGGAGGAGGCTACTCACAGGCACAAGCCTCCTTTTCATGCACCCGATCTATGTTCTTACAGTAACCAATAACAAACTAGTACGATTGTTAGGTACCAATGCCTACTAAAGTTTCTTATCAACTGATCAGAACTCTAAAAACACAACCATCTATCAAAAACTATTCTGGACTTGCAGAGGCACACCCCAAACAATGACATGTACCACAAACATGTGAAATACTCAAAGTACTCATTTTAATTTAAAAGTTCATGACAAACATCCTTGAGAGAGTTACGAGGTAAATTCCTATTCTCTGGCCTAATGACACTTGTAAATGGTGAAAATGCAGTGACAGATGTAAATAAGAAAGATATAGCACAGGAAAAGAAGCAGGAGGCTGAAGCATTGCTTCTTGATAGTTCGGCTGCATCACAAATATCTTCAACCAGCTTATTTGTGAAATTCCAATAAATAGGCACAGGAAAGTATATCAAAGCAGTCACAAAAGGATTAATAATCAACTGCATCATCCAAGGCTAGCAAAATAAATGCTTGGAACAGTGAAGGATCAGAAGGGCAAAAAGGCCAGATGGTGGGTGCCGAAATAAGGAGACTGGGCTCCAAATAAGTTCAAGGATACTAAAGTAGACAGGGCAAGTTCAAAGCTACCCAGTAATCAGTAAAGGCACATATACCCTTAGATCATATttagttcacaaagatatttaGCTCTTGCATGGGTGACCACTTCTCAGCATTTTATCAGGGGAGGACTCTGACTGATTGACCAAGCTCCCACAGCCATTCTTCCCTCAACTGTTCTCTGTTTCAGTTAAATTGAACCAGCTGACGAAGTTTGATGCATAAAGATGCCCATAAGGGTGCTATAATAACACTGGGCACCATCCTGCCGATATAGCCACCCCTAGATCTAAGGAATGGCAAACTTGTAAGTGTCTAGGAGTTGGGAAAGGTGAAAAACAGTGCCTAAAGTTGGAGGTAACAAGCTTAAGAATGTCTTGTTAGGTTCATTACAAGGTACGGTTGGGTGAAATTAGCATATAGGCTCAGCACAGCAGCATACAAGAATATAGTTAATATTAGAATCAATGGCTCCAGAAGCCAGCATACTATAGAAACAAATTTATAGCTATCAACTAACTACTTATGTTAATCCTAGAGTAAAAATAGGAAAAGCAAAGTCATCTCCAATTCAAACTCCCAAGTCCATTTTCTCATCACAGCTTTTAAGCACGGCACAACAAAAGCTTAAATTACCTAGACAACATGACTTGCAAGCTCGAACCAACTCATATAGAGGTACAATATTGGCCAATTCCTATCTCCAATCTCCaaagaaaagaacagaaaataCAGTTGAGTGTAGGAAACCAACCTGTATTATTTGTATTCATCTTCTTCTTGAGCTCAGCAATGATCTTGAAACAATATTCACTACATTCATGGTAAGGGTTAGATGCATTCCTGCAATCAGGATGCACCCTTCCTCCTTTGGTCATCCCGTTAATACTGTATCACTAGGAATAGAAACATCAACAGACAACCATATCAGAAAAGGGATCAAGTTTCAAACAACAGCACAAAACTAATGGAATATGACGTATCAGATAAATCAACTGCAGTATACcccacaaaaatttaaaaaactaCATCCCAAGTAAGAATACAAGACTTCCAACTGATTACTCAGTCTAACACAATGCCTTCTCCAAACAAGAAAAGGGGGAGGGGGTACTGAACCTAATAACCTCGTCGGATTTGCAAGTAAAACCGAACCTAAAAACCATCATTCTTTAATTTCTAGAAGCAGTTACTGATCAACCGATAGTACCATAGTAAACGAATTGTAATCACCAAAACGTTAAATTAGGTTACTATTAGTCCTTTATCCCGAATCACAAGACAATATGAAGAAGTTTAGAGGTAATTCAGGGAAAGGTATTCTAATTGTAGCTGCCTTACAAGTTATGGAAGACCATACCCGGGAATAAGAGGACTTTGGGTCGATCTGTGTAGGTGCTCCGGTTTGCTGGTGTGCGGGGGCCAAATTGGGGAGCGAAGGAGGAATGATGTGCAGCGCCGGGAATAAGGGAGAGTAATGGAGGTTCGGCTGGAGGCGCAGGCGAGGAGTGAAGAAGAGCAGGGAAAAGCAGTGCTGCTATAAAAAGGGCAAAAGGGAAGACAGATAGAAAGAGGGCCGACGACGGAGAGGGCTCTGGTGGACTCCTCCTGGGATAAATACTTTCGCGGTCTTTGGTTGTGTTTCGGAATCTGTTATCCCGGGGGATATAACTGATATCCCCTGATTTATGGCGGCCCAAACACGCCCTTGATGCGAAAtgaggaaagattttatggcaAATTACGCTTTACCTCCTgtagtttaatatttttttatataacccccttatagtttcaaaaattatacataaccctctcatggtttggattaaagtgtcaaaataacGGAAATGaacatttatttttaaaatgtaaaaaatacttttatataaagttgaaaattatttattaatcaaggggggttatatgtatatttcaaaaATCATAAGGGAATtttatgataaaatataaaaatcatacagGGTTAGtgtgtcatatatatatatatatatatatatatatatatatatatatatatatatatatatatatatatatataagggtattttcgatatttttaaaaatttcgtTACGAATGACCATTTCCGTCACTTTATTACTTTAATTTAAACTATTGCTTTTGAGATTATAGAGAGGTTATGTCAAAAATACTAAACTATAGGGAGGTGAAATGTAATTTGCCCAAGATTTTATACTAGTGGTATATGCGCACTCATACGAGTGAGGGTGCTTAAGAGGATGAATTGTGAATATCATTCACATACTCCcataaaaaaattgataaaaaaattcaCATACTCCCATGCCTAGATATAGTATGATTAtgcaaaactaaaataaaatgaaagacAAAACAAATATAAATTGATGGAAAATCTCCCTCGCAACAA contains:
- the LOC113710388 gene encoding uncharacterized protein; protein product: MTKGGRVHPDCRNASNPYHECSEYCFKIIAELKKKMNTNNTELVEAYDSGDQPNPVASSNEGEDLHGGNNDSAGERSSDAEDNVGVDMTNLTGRQKKLFELRLKMNEARKANQTAMVAEKKKMEVPEESRGISKQKWLEERKKKIGRLLDANGLDMSKAYMLDTQDTAETKYKKWEKDPAPAGWDVFNQKTLYNAYKKRTGNIEVDLEEYNKMKEADPEFYRDASSLQYGKAPKIAEEKIDKMVKELKDREEKRRAFSRRRRYREEKDIDSINDRNEHFNKKIERAFGKYTLEIKNNLERGTALPD